A genome region from Mercenaria mercenaria strain notata chromosome 11, MADL_Memer_1, whole genome shotgun sequence includes the following:
- the LOC123531915 gene encoding uncharacterized oxidoreductase YjmC-like, producing MSSEGSIVPLHEFHAFVVRCMKAVGISEEHGSALADLLVSADYRGHYSHGLNRLDMYLTDVKTKTTVASGSPEIVKETVATAVVEGNNILGPVIGRYCMDLAIKKAKEAGVGWVSARGSNHFGIAGWYGLHALKHGMIGMAFTNTSPLLVPTRAKQEVLGTNPICVAAPAINGDSFVLDMATTAVALGKIELADRKDQPIPTGWAVDKDGQPTTDPKNASGLSPLGGAENTSGYKGYGLSMMVEIFCGILSGSNYAHHVRKWKESHRQANLGQCFVAVDPNAFAPGFSERLSDLMDHCRGLEPADGESEVLVAGDPERKHMEKCDKQGGILYHPNQIKNANDIAASLRIEPMKTI from the exons ATGTCTTCAGAAGGATCTATAGTACCGCTACACGAGTTTCACGCGTTTGTTGTGCGATGTATGAAGGCGGTTGGAATCTCGGAGGAGCATGGGTCGGCCTTGGCGGATCTCCTGGTTTCAGCTGACTATCGAGGCCACTACAGTCATGGTTTAAACAGATTAG ATATGTATCTCACCGACGTGAAAACAAAGACAACTGTTGCGTCGGGAAGTCCAGAAATTGTTAAAGAAACCGTAGCAACTGCTGTGGTAGAAGGAAACAATATACTCG GTCCAGTCATCGGCAGGTATTGCATGGACCTTGCAATAAAGAAAGCAAAGGAAGCTGGTGTCGGTTGGGTCTCGGCAAGAG GTTCTAATCATTTTGGTATAGCAGGGTGGTATGGCCTACATGCGCTAAAACATGGAATGATT GGCATGGCGTTTACAAATACTTCTCCATTGCTGGTTCCAACAAGAGCCAAACAGGAAGTGTTGGGTACCAATCCAATTTGTGTTGCCGCGCCAGCCATAAACGGTGACAGTTTTGTGTTAGATATGGCAACTACTGCCGTTGCTTTAGGGAAG ATAGAATTAGCCGATCGGAAAGACCAGCCAATACCAACAGGGTGGGCAGTGGACAAAGATGGGCAACCTACCACAGACCCTAAAAATGCATCAGGACTAAGTCCTCTAGGAGGAgcagaaaatacat CCGGGTACAAGGGTTATGGGTTGTCAATGATGGTGGAGATTTTCTGCGGTATACTTTCTGGTTCAAATTACGCTCACCATGTAAGGAAATGGAAAGAATCTCACAGACAAGCTAACCTG GGGCAATGTTTCGTTGCAGTAGATCCTAACGCATTTGCGCCAGGATTTTCAGAGAGATTAAGCGATCTCATGGACCACTGCAGGGGTCTGGAACCT GCTGATGGTGAATCGGAAGTGCTCGTTGCAGGCGATCCAGAAAGAAAGCACATGGAGAAATGTGACAAGCAGGGTGGAATTCTGTACCATCCAAACCAAATAAAAAATGCT